The Drosophila nasuta strain 15112-1781.00 chromosome 2R, ASM2355853v1, whole genome shotgun sequence genome segment aAGAGACggttaaacaaaaatttgtaatatcaATGGTACTAAATAGTACTACAATAGTACTAAAAAAACTTATTCAAATAAAGAGTATTTATTGCGAGCCTACcgaaataagaattttaaacAGGCCAAGCATAGGTTGTAAAATCAAAAggaaattaattcaatatttactatgtagttaatttaaacattttaatttgtatatcggctttcagtttatttatgttattagTATTTCACTATTACACGCTTCAGGTTctacacatatattttttagttaaataaataaaagagtatatataatacatatatcataatTAATATGTTCGATCCTTTGAAATTTTTGggtaatggtatattttaaatgctaaCTGTTATAAAAAAGTACTACATATCCAATAAAACAAAGTTCGTCTATTGGCTAATCCaaagaatatttaaagtgTTGTTTATCGAACtgaattttaagattttaatcATTTTACTAGAAGTTGCATAAATGGTTATACTGATGGTTACACATATAATAGGTCTATTTACATAGTTCGAAAAAGAATACTCTAATTTATCATattgttttgtaattaaagaaattagaATGCCTTATTAAAGAGAGGGATACTACAAGATACATTAATTCCATTGGTTGGTCCGCAGATAATATTCACAAATgcttacaaaaaatatttcaaaagtattttaattagacTGATCCGATAAGGATACATTCACACATTATAATTAAccattttgtttaatatggTTAGATTCtcaaagtttttttatttagtaagCATAAGTTATAAAAATCTGCTTTGGTTATTTTATAtccaatttatattttctcgTTGCTTTAATTAAGACtgaataatttacaattataatacaaattataggatttacttttttaatttctgaTATTTTAACTTTCTGATTAAACCTCTGCAATATTGCCATTGAGACACTCCGTCAATTCTTTTAGAGCTTGGCTATTGTCATTACTATAGCGTGCGATCGCCTTCTCAGTGCACAGATTTTGAATACTGGTGATGCTGCTGATTTCCTCTGCAAGGCTGATAGCTGCTGCAAGGGAGTCTCCTGACATTGTTGTCAGTTTTTGGGATTGATCACGACCCTGAAAGgagcaattaattaaataataaatgattaaaatcGGTTATTCATGATTATTTAATCTTTTACTTACTGCTGTTCCAAAGCAATTAAACGCTTCAAGTTGAGTAGAAAGATCATCACATTTGAGCAGAGCATCACAGGATTCCTTTGCAGTTGCAGTAACATTTGCAAGAATAATGGAGTACTTTGCAATGATGGCAGTATTACTGATATCAAAATCAGTTTGGCATTGCTTGGATTCCGCCTCGAACACATCGATAATCTCCTTCATGATAGGTGTATAGCGGCACCAACAGTAAGCGTCGACAGCTGGATCACCACGAGGCTGCATCATCATATCCAGAAGAGTGGTTTCAGTATTGATCCTCGCCTCACTTGGGATTCCAGCCAAAGCCGAGCCAATTACCAGCAACAATGAAATAGCTTTGAACAACATTATTCTTTCGTGAAGTACTAACTTAGTATGTTTAATCCAAGTCGCACCCATTgctatttattcaaaaaattcaatgcagatatttatgatttatgatcGTCGAGCTCCAATTAACCAATTAGAGGCTTgcgaattttattatttttcatatgcCTATCTAAATTGCACGCTTAAGAGCACTCACAAAAGAACGGAAATAAACTATAATCTTCTTCCTATTAATTTCTACAAAATGTAGGAAGTTCTTAATTAGGAGGTAATTGGGGCGACTAAGTTTATGGATTAGATTATTAGTACTGTAACATTGACCATTTGAAATTATCTTTCGCTAtgctatatatttaaaaaagagaTTAATTGCCATCAACAAATCTCtacaaaatttctaaaaaGATTATTAATAAGCAAATCAGTAATTTATTAGATTTGGCAATACACTTCTGAAATGTATAATTTGGGTTTCTTTGTGgttgttgtatttttcttaaaaaaaggATATGAtgcaaaacaattataaataattaaacaacttataaaaatactttaaagaaAGAGTATTATTACGAGtagtttttgaaataataatttttgtaggCTTATTAAGCATGAGTtgtaaattaaagtaataGGAAATTAgataaacattaaattaaaaaattttgattataaTATCGGCTCGAATTAAATTTCTGATATTAAAATCTATGCTCGGCTTATGCCATATAAAAGTACTATTAATCCAATAAATCAAAGCTAATCTAACGCCTAAtctaaagaaaatgtaaagcCGATTTCAATGAACcgaatttatagtttttaatgatttttgaaaaagtCCCATGTATGGTTCAGCAAAAATACATTGAGTTTATTTAGTGCGTAAAAGAATTGTTTGGCATATAAGAATATAATTTCGAGCATTGGTTCGAATGGTTGTATATCCACAGCAAATTTTCGCACGTgcttttaaaaatcatttaacaAATCTTTATTATTCTATTGACCTGATAAGAAGAAAATACATGCTTGtcactgaaaataaaaaataattcttaatGGTGCATGTAGTGCATGATAGTGGTCTATAGGTGATATTACACTGTGTATTATTACGCTACCAAAttaatgaaagaaaaaccaaaagatTTGTTTAaagataatatataaataaataataaatatttattcgctTTTTTTATTAGGAATGCTCATATTATATGATTTATTGAATTTCTGACAGTTTAACTTTCCGAAATATTGCCATTGAGACATTCCGTCAGTTCCTTAAGTGCCTGACTGTTGTCGTTACTGTAACGAGCGAGGGCCTTCTCACTGCAAAGTTTTTGAACACTTATGATGCGGCTGATTTCCTCTTCAAGACTGATAGCTGCTGAAAAGGA includes the following:
- the LOC132786672 gene encoding uncharacterized protein LOC132786672, which gives rise to MLFKAISLLLVIGSALAGIPSEARINTETTLLDMMMQPRGDPAVDAYCWCRYTPIMKEIIDVFEAESKQCQTDFDISNTAIIAKYSIILANVTATAKESCDALLKCDDLSTQLEAFNCFGTAGRDQSQKLTTMSGDSLAAAISLAEEISSITSIQNLCTEKAIARYSNDNSQALKELTECLNGNIAEV